One segment of Thermoanaerobacter kivui DNA contains the following:
- a CDS encoding SagB family peptide dehydrogenase, which produces MDGVRLKYYNKKIQQLKELLANCSDLEQVSILHEIIDDTPYKTKNYMKYMHKGYYIKHNKEELIDNSLKQIKLQVNDFPSKNIVEIIKNRYSVRDYENREVSFEAFSQIIHYSFGVKHVAEGVYDRKSYLFKYTNSQGGLNYLDLYIIVNNVEGVEQGLYYYDFIGNKICQIDNGNMRGIIKEIHFQNEFTAYSSFLCIVVADLRRVVPKYYKRAYRFAHVDAGILLAYLQLLAENNGISSCIVAGFLEHKIETLLNLSKDEYPIATIGFGYKSRSFNVV; this is translated from the coding sequence GTGGATGGTGTGAGGCTAAAATATTACAATAAGAAAATCCAACAATTAAAGGAATTACTAGCAAACTGCTCGGATTTAGAACAGGTTAGTATATTACATGAGATAATAGACGATACACCATATAAAACTAAAAACTACATGAAATACATGCATAAGGGATATTATATCAAGCATAACAAGGAAGAGCTTATAGATAATTCTTTAAAACAGATTAAACTACAAGTGAATGATTTTCCTTCCAAAAATATAGTTGAAATCATAAAAAATAGATATTCAGTTCGTGATTATGAAAATAGAGAGGTTAGTTTTGAAGCTTTTAGTCAAATTATACATTATAGTTTCGGTGTCAAACACGTTGCAGAAGGAGTCTACGATAGGAAGAGTTATCTATTTAAATATACAAATAGCCAAGGTGGACTAAATTATTTAGATCTATACATTATAGTAAATAATGTTGAAGGTGTCGAGCAAGGACTGTATTACTACGATTTTATAGGAAATAAGATATGTCAAATAGATAATGGAAATATGAGAGGAATTATAAAAGAAATTCATTTCCAAAACGAATTTACTGCTTACAGTAGTTTTTTATGCATAGTAGTTGCAGATCTTAGAAGAGTTGTTCCTAAATATTACAAAAGAGCATATAGATTTGCACATGTAGATGCTGGTATACTACTAGCTTATTTGCAGTTGCTTGCGGAAAATAATGGTATATCTTCATGTATTGTAGCAGGTTTTTTAGAGCATAAGATAGAAACTCTCCTAAACCTATCAAAAGATGAATACCCGATTGCAACCATAGGTTTTGGGTATAAATCAAGGAGTTTCAATGTGGTATGA
- a CDS encoding putative ABC exporter domain-containing protein, giving the protein MTEIKALLTLDLLRFKNFVKDIIKNPKRIFIYLLQFIWYVFILIPVITNRGKTFNEISTIKFEVFNAVLIAVMLLGVFASLFTSLRQPGIILSPGDIDFLLSSPIRERMIFFWYMVRSIFKNLFIAVLFIIYLPFLSVTMEIFKYSQNLIWGYLGIFTFYLALSPLSFLFYSISMKFNAKEIIKYILWSVLVLVLGSAVYFAYKEQNIYGFIEYFDLKGWDYVPIIGPSKGLILSYFTGNSHNAIIQIILQLVTIGLLVFIGLYFATDYYEEVVTYNEKIRKIREKADKGDLSGTEENIKKKKRKVEVKFSPKGPWAFIWLKMVENKRQIGSIYFNFYNLFLLVISIAFGYFLPKNDSTIIFVLAFMYAYMAWLLSMVSAIGAELNRMYIYIIPGEGIEKLIAVNFVPLLKSFITAILLIVPASIFIKPGLLNTIAAILFIISLSILQNFSYAFLLTFMPSKEDLKVAIPFFKLFGLLFVLIPVGLVSIPLGIATKSMGIGILSASIIMLLEAGMFLLFANYIFERLELK; this is encoded by the coding sequence ATGACAGAAATAAAGGCTTTGCTTACATTGGACTTATTAAGATTTAAAAATTTTGTGAAGGATATAATCAAAAACCCCAAAAGAATATTTATATATCTTCTTCAATTTATCTGGTATGTATTCATTTTAATACCTGTGATAACAAACAGGGGAAAGACATTCAATGAAATAAGTACGATAAAATTTGAAGTTTTTAATGCAGTTTTGATAGCGGTCATGCTTTTGGGAGTTTTTGCTTCTTTATTTACCTCCTTAAGACAGCCGGGAATTATATTGAGCCCAGGAGATATAGATTTTTTGTTGTCTTCCCCGATAAGAGAAAGAATGATATTTTTCTGGTACATGGTAAGGAGCATTTTTAAAAATTTATTTATTGCTGTTCTATTTATCATATATCTGCCTTTTTTAAGTGTTACAATGGAAATTTTCAAATATTCACAGAACTTAATTTGGGGATACCTCGGAATATTTACTTTTTATCTTGCACTTAGTCCTTTAAGCTTTTTATTTTACTCTATTTCAATGAAGTTTAATGCAAAAGAGATAATAAAATACATTTTATGGAGTGTATTAGTCTTGGTTCTCGGTTCTGCAGTGTATTTTGCCTATAAAGAGCAAAACATTTATGGTTTTATTGAATATTTTGACTTAAAAGGATGGGATTATGTTCCTATTATAGGACCTTCAAAAGGACTTATACTTTCATATTTTACTGGTAATTCTCACAACGCAATAATACAGATAATTTTACAACTTGTAACAATAGGTTTGCTTGTATTTATAGGACTTTATTTTGCGACAGACTATTATGAGGAAGTTGTCACTTACAATGAAAAGATAAGAAAGATAAGAGAAAAGGCCGATAAAGGTGACTTGTCAGGTACGGAAGAAAATATAAAAAAGAAAAAAAGAAAAGTAGAAGTGAAATTTTCACCAAAAGGTCCATGGGCTTTTATATGGCTTAAAATGGTAGAAAATAAAAGACAGATAGGGTCTATATATTTTAATTTTTATAACCTCTTTTTGCTTGTAATTTCAATTGCTTTTGGATATTTTCTTCCTAAAAATGATAGCACTATAATATTTGTTTTGGCTTTTATGTACGCTTATATGGCTTGGCTTTTGAGTATGGTCTCAGCAATAGGGGCAGAATTAAATAGAATGTACATTTATATAATTCCGGGAGAAGGCATAGAAAAGCTTATTGCAGTAAACTTTGTACCTCTTTTAAAATCGTTTATAACAGCGATACTTCTTATAGTACCTGCTTCAATTTTTATAAAACCTGGCTTACTTAATACTATTGCAGCTATACTGTTTATAATAAGTCTTTCGATTTTACAGAATTTTTCCTACGCTTTTTTGCTTACTTTTATGCCATCAAAAGAAGACCTTAAAGTAGCGATACCTTTTTTTAAGTTGTTTGGATTATTATTTGTGCTTATACCTGTAGGATTAGTTTCCATTCCTTTAGGTATTGCGACAAAAAGTATGGGAATAGGCATTTTATCAGCTTCTATAATAATGCTTTTAGAAGCGGGAATGTTTTTGCTCTTTGCAAATTATATATTTGAGAGGTTGGAGCTGAAGTGA
- a CDS encoding radical SAM/SPASM domain-containing protein, translating to MEIFNKHKIPIELVTNGINLSKEKIEIMNSYHVVGYSLSIEGSNNETHDFIRGEGTFKKVISSILNLKKFSNAFQVDVEVIYRKHNMMQIEEIVKLLSDLGVTSVKFARLKPWDWGQQLSNIVPNKEEIKKVNEKIWNIEGKYKGIKIMGDVPKSIENQKVPGCNINVGFEIQPDGNVLPCRIFEQRVDDKIILGNIKSQDIFEIWNSEKAKRIRSYSKRLSKKFLCTKCEFARFCSTSYCIAENFLTFGKFIPSEEDLNKCKI from the coding sequence TTGGAAATATTTAATAAACACAAAATCCCTATTGAACTAGTTACTAATGGTATAAATTTATCGAAAGAAAAGATTGAGATAATGAATTCTTATCACGTAGTAGGTTATAGTTTATCAATAGAAGGAAGTAATAACGAGACTCATGATTTTATCAGGGGAGAGGGGACATTTAAAAAGGTTATTTCTTCAATTTTAAATTTAAAAAAATTTTCAAATGCATTTCAAGTGGACGTTGAAGTAATTTACAGAAAACATAATATGATGCAAATAGAAGAAATTGTAAAATTGTTAAGCGATTTGGGAGTTACTTCAGTTAAATTTGCACGCTTGAAACCTTGGGATTGGGGGCAACAATTGTCAAACATTGTACCAAATAAGGAGGAAATAAAGAAAGTTAACGAAAAAATTTGGAATATAGAAGGAAAATATAAAGGCATTAAAATAATGGGAGATGTACCCAAGTCTATTGAAAACCAAAAGGTTCCAGGTTGCAATATAAACGTCGGTTTTGAAATTCAACCTGATGGGAATGTACTTCCATGCCGAATTTTCGAGCAAAGAGTAGATGATAAAATAATTCTAGGCAACATAAAATCACAAGATATTTTTGAAATATGGAATAGTGAGAAAGCAAAAAGGATAAGAAGTTATTCCAAAAGATTAAGCAAAAAATTTCTGTGTACCAAATGTGAATTTGCTCGCTTCTGTTCTACGAGTTATTGTATTGCTGAAAACTTCCTAACATTTGGTAAATTTATTCCTTCAGAGGAGGATTTAAATAAATGCAAAATTTAA
- a CDS encoding MFS transporter, translating to MQNLKRNERFFLTVTLFSSFFTSLMAPFWVIYFNKINLDFSQISLLIIINHIAVILFEIPTGALADTYSRKFSVLLSLLIGSLTSIGIYFNTSFTVLLFLYFLSGVGATLNSGAFESWFADSFLFGQKEMDLTKYWGRLTSFNYLGSTIGFLGGSILVRYNIFREIWLIEGIGIFWVFIYVFLAGKEAKLQKKTDEYSYREYFNKIAKGTVYLFKHRILLSITVGSFFFFFSSGIMSMLWQPYFERAGIPVELFGIILALTMVLSIFVPRYADRIAERFKGAARTLMIVSITSALFIFMMYAIPKYSFIPYIIYTAVYSAHTPIFMSYFNKLIPSSERATIISIYSLFISVSTILCTYSFGILSDKKGLYAALFLSLITALISSIPFKRAIGLEKELCL from the coding sequence ATGCAAAATTTAAAAAGGAATGAACGATTTTTCTTGACAGTAACATTGTTCTCAAGTTTTTTTACATCTTTAATGGCACCATTTTGGGTAATATATTTTAATAAAATTAATTTAGATTTTTCACAAATTTCACTCCTCATAATAATAAACCACATAGCAGTCATATTATTCGAAATACCTACGGGTGCTCTTGCTGATACATATAGCCGTAAATTTTCTGTTCTTTTATCTTTATTGATTGGCAGTTTAACTTCTATTGGGATATATTTCAACACCTCTTTTACAGTTTTATTATTTTTATATTTCTTATCAGGAGTTGGAGCAACTCTTAATTCTGGAGCCTTCGAATCTTGGTTTGCTGATTCGTTTCTTTTCGGTCAAAAAGAAATGGACCTGACAAAATACTGGGGACGTCTTACAAGTTTTAACTATTTAGGTAGTACGATAGGATTTTTAGGAGGCAGCATTTTAGTACGTTATAATATCTTTAGAGAAATCTGGCTAATAGAAGGTATAGGGATTTTTTGGGTTTTTATTTACGTATTTTTAGCGGGCAAAGAAGCTAAATTACAGAAAAAAACGGACGAATACAGTTACAGAGAATATTTTAATAAAATTGCTAAAGGAACTGTGTATCTATTTAAACACAGGATTTTGTTATCTATTACAGTCGGGTCTTTTTTCTTCTTTTTTTCGTCAGGAATCATGTCAATGTTGTGGCAGCCCTATTTCGAAAGGGCAGGCATACCTGTAGAATTGTTTGGCATTATTTTAGCATTAACGATGGTACTTAGTATTTTTGTGCCCCGTTATGCTGACAGGATAGCTGAAAGATTTAAAGGGGCAGCTCGCACACTAATGATTGTCAGTATTACATCTGCATTGTTTATATTTATGATGTATGCGATTCCCAAGTATTCATTTATACCTTATATTATTTATACAGCAGTATATTCTGCACACACTCCGATTTTTATGTCTTATTTTAATAAGTTAATACCTTCTTCAGAGCGTGCAACGATTATTTCAATATATAGTTTGTTTATTAGTGTTTCTACAATTCTATGTACTTACTCCTTTGGAATCTTAAGTGACAAAAAGGGTCTTTATGCTGCACTTTTCTTATCTTTAATTACAGCTTTAATTTCCAGTATACCTTTTAAAAGGGCAATAGGATTAGAAAAAGAGCTGTGCCTTTGA
- a CDS encoding helix-turn-helix transcriptional regulator, translating into MDNIDARQNEDYFTLFGIYACKIYSDEKGKDSKICIYKKIADEVSMVIKLLAEKIATEYGKRIKEKEPNEIKIKLNDSQIKILELEAKGYRELDIAKVLGIEVVTVKYHKRKIVEKLGVKNIKEAVAKAIKNFGNI; encoded by the coding sequence ATGGATAATATTGATGCGAGGCAAAATGAAGATTATTTTACTCTTTTTGGAATTTATGCATGCAAAATATATAGTGATGAGAAAGGAAAAGATAGTAAGATATGTATATATAAAAAAATTGCAGATGAAGTATCAATGGTAATAAAACTGCTAGCTGAGAAAATAGCAACTGAGTATGGAAAGAGAATAAAAGAAAAAGAACCAAATGAGATAAAGATAAAATTAAATGACAGCCAGATAAAAATACTGGAATTGGAAGCAAAAGGATATAGAGAATTAGACATAGCAAAAGTTCTTGGAATAGAGGTTGTGACTGTGAAGTATCACAAAAGAAAAATAGTAGAAAAACTTGGGGTAAAAAATATCAAAGAAGCAGTAGCAAAGGCGATTAAGAATTTTGGAAATATTTAA
- a CDS encoding helix-turn-helix domain-containing protein produces the protein MGDIKSNEILFSYKKCLEIGLTKSIVTPLISLEEEELKRKLQENKKLIEVFRKCVNKVRAQLKKRYIFLLVDSEGYLLDVLCNRKIYKDITDLGIKRGTSFKEESCGTNAISLAMKLKQPIYLKPEEHYCDIFKQWYCIATPFHIDNQIVGYLDISIIEHNMADEMMGFIDLLVYKIANEYKREMDLESQEDLEKLTDKQIEIIKKCAKGYTELAISMELGLKPATVKYHKKEIIKKLQVKNFQQAIAKAIRLNLIN, from the coding sequence ATGGGAGATATAAAATCTAATGAAATACTTTTTTCTTATAAAAAGTGTCTGGAAATAGGACTTACAAAATCGATAGTTACTCCATTAATATCTTTAGAAGAAGAGGAATTGAAAAGGAAATTACAAGAGAATAAAAAACTCATAGAAGTTTTTAGAAAATGTGTTAATAAGGTACGTGCACAATTGAAGAAAAGATATATTTTCTTGCTGGTAGATAGTGAAGGATACCTTTTAGATGTTTTATGTAATAGAAAAATATACAAGGATATTACTGACTTAGGTATTAAGAGAGGAACCTCTTTTAAGGAGGAAAGCTGTGGTACAAATGCCATTTCATTGGCTATGAAATTAAAGCAGCCAATTTACTTAAAACCGGAAGAGCATTATTGTGATATTTTCAAACAATGGTACTGTATAGCCACGCCTTTTCACATAGATAATCAGATAGTAGGCTATTTGGATATATCAATAATAGAACATAATATGGCAGATGAAATGATGGGATTTATAGATTTATTAGTATATAAAATTGCCAACGAATATAAAAGAGAAATGGATTTAGAATCACAGGAAGACCTTGAAAAATTGACAGATAAACAGATTGAAATAATAAAAAAGTGTGCAAAAGGATACACAGAATTAGCGATATCGATGGAACTCGGACTAAAACCAGCTACGGTAAAGTATCATAAAAAAGAAATTATTAAAAAATTGCAAGTAAAAAACTTTCAACAAGCTATTGCAAAAGCCATTAGGCTTAATTTGATAAATTAA
- a CDS encoding DUF4879 domain-containing protein, which translates to MKKIVIIMSIIALFTLVLSVPVQARELERGNEKNSLNSSLLIKSPMRIDEKVCEYLKTVKENYEEEILESKTVQPFAAAPPLTYLQVYAVISSQHPTYEYFSENQLSSVEDHGGDEMYIVTIEIGYGHLRFAKMNGSLLNSVQSQPIDLDNDSIIDGWFYWWDASGYDSGDFTYQNTSSNYPWNTMSDFIHIK; encoded by the coding sequence ATGAAAAAGATTGTGATAATAATGTCAATTATAGCGCTTTTTACTTTGGTATTATCGGTTCCTGTTCAGGCTAGAGAGTTAGAAAGGGGAAATGAGAAAAATTCACTTAATTCATCTTTGCTAATAAAATCTCCAATGAGGATTGATGAAAAAGTTTGTGAATATTTAAAAACAGTTAAGGAGAATTATGAAGAAGAAATTTTGGAATCGAAGACAGTTCAGCCTTTCGCGGCAGCTCCGCCATTAACATATTTACAGGTATATGCTGTAATTTCTTCTCAACATCCAACATATGAATATTTTTCGGAAAATCAACTTTCTTCCGTTGAAGATCATGGAGGAGATGAGATGTATATAGTAACAATTGAAATAGGATATGGACATCTGCGCTTTGCAAAAATGAATGGAAGTCTTTTGAATTCCGTTCAATCGCAACCAATTGATTTAGATAACGATTCAATTATAGATGGTTGGTTTTATTGGTGGGATGCTAGTGGCTATGATAGTGGTGATTTTACTTACCAGAATACTTCTTCAAACTATCCATGGAATACAATGTCCGATTTCATACATATAAAATAA
- a CDS encoding ABC transporter ATP-binding protein → MNSVLSIKNLKKYYGKIKAVDGITFELYPGEVVGLIGPNGAGKSTTLKTIMGLLRKTEGEIKVCGYDYKDKEARKKLSYIPEIPDIYPMLTVWEHMKFIALAYNLGNWEEDALRYLEAYDLLDKKDELGANLSKGMRQKVMVICGLLHKPEVMLFDEPFVGLDPKAIRELKDTIRELKKEGKSVLLSTHMLDSVQNLGDRVLILKAGKLIYEGTLEEVMEKAGPNGTLEDLFLEVTK, encoded by the coding sequence ATGAATAGCGTATTGTCTATTAAAAATTTAAAAAAGTATTACGGCAAAATAAAAGCGGTTGATGGCATTACTTTTGAACTTTATCCCGGTGAAGTCGTGGGTCTTATTGGTCCAAACGGGGCAGGTAAAAGTACTACTTTAAAGACTATAATGGGACTTTTGAGAAAGACAGAGGGAGAGATAAAGGTATGCGGTTATGACTATAAAGACAAAGAGGCGCGAAAAAAGCTTTCCTACATACCTGAAATTCCTGACATATACCCAATGCTTACAGTTTGGGAGCATATGAAATTTATAGCTCTTGCCTATAATCTTGGCAACTGGGAAGAAGATGCTCTAAGATACCTTGAAGCCTATGACCTTTTGGATAAAAAAGATGAATTAGGAGCAAATCTGTCAAAAGGTATGAGGCAAAAGGTGATGGTTATTTGCGGCCTTTTGCACAAACCTGAGGTAATGCTTTTTGATGAACCCTTTGTAGGGCTTGACCCTAAGGCGATTAGAGAGCTTAAAGATACCATACGCGAACTTAAAAAAGAAGGCAAATCTGTTCTTTTGAGTACACACATGCTGGATTCAGTTCAAAATCTTGGAGACAGAGTGCTTATTTTAAAAGCGGGAAAGCTCATCTATGAAGGTACTCTTGAAGAGGTTATGGAAAAAGCAGGACCTAATGGCACATTAGAAGACCTCTTTTTGGAGGTGACAAAATGA
- a CDS encoding CPBP family intramembrane glutamic endopeptidase codes for MLEFLTSVIIGILEELVFRLYLIESSIKMEFLLLILSSMCFSMVHIFFSKYDVLSKMVMGLVLGYIFIQTHNILYPITFHMIYNWFALKKKG; via the coding sequence ATGTTAGAATTTTTAACATCCGTAATTATCGGTATACTGGAAGAATTGGTATTTAGACTCTATTTAATAGAAAGTTCCATTAAAATGGAATTTTTATTGTTAATACTAAGCAGTATGTGTTTTAGTATGGTGCATATTTTTTTCTCGAAGTATGATGTGCTGTCTAAAATGGTTATGGGATTGGTACTTGGTTATATATTTATACAAACTCACAACATATTGTATCCAATTACTTTTCATATGATTTATAATTGGTTTGCATTAAAAAAGAAAGGGTGA
- a CDS encoding rhomboid family intramembrane serine protease translates to MFPIRDNIPSRRPPLITLLLIIINSLIFFTLSSASYSTFAAFVYKYGLIPAKITKLIISGVPFSGSDLYPFITSMFLHGNTFHLISNMWILWLFGDNVEDRMGHIRFLIFYLLSGVIAGVFHLVFNPLSPVPVVGASGAIAGIMGAYFVLFPSARIITLVPTFFLVPVFLPIPAVVYLFLWFLTQLYSGTVYSVIGGTTVGGIAWWAHIGGFISGVLLNRFFLRDRY, encoded by the coding sequence ATGTTTCCAATCAGGGATAATATACCGAGCAGACGACCACCCCTCATTACGCTTCTGCTCATAATAATAAATTCGCTCATATTTTTCACTCTTTCAAGTGCTTCATACAGCACTTTTGCTGCATTTGTTTACAAATACGGGCTTATACCGGCAAAAATTACAAAACTGATTATATCCGGTGTACCGTTTTCCGGCAGCGACTTATACCCTTTTATCACCAGTATGTTTCTTCACGGTAACACATTTCACTTAATTAGCAACATGTGGATATTGTGGCTTTTTGGAGATAATGTTGAAGATAGGATGGGCCATATAAGATTCCTCATTTTCTACCTCCTTAGTGGGGTAATCGCAGGTGTATTTCACCTGGTTTTTAATCCCCTCTCACCAGTGCCGGTGGTAGGAGCTTCTGGAGCTATTGCAGGCATTATGGGTGCATATTTCGTATTATTCCCGTCGGCAAGGATAATCACCCTGGTACCAACCTTTTTCTTGGTTCCAGTCTTTCTCCCGATACCCGCCGTAGTCTATCTCTTCCTATGGTTCCTGACCCAGCTCTATTCCGGCACGGTCTACTCTGTCATTGGTGGTACAACGGTTGGTGGAATAGCCTGGTGGGCGCATATAGGAGGGTTTATCAGTGGTGTGTTGTTAAATAGGTTCTTCCTTAGAGATAGGTATTAA